A single Dermacentor variabilis isolate Ectoservices chromosome 9, ASM5094787v1, whole genome shotgun sequence DNA region contains:
- the RYBP gene encoding ring and YY1 binding protein isoform X1: MTATPRPEDCAPGAPSASGTVRRRLWTAQETRRVASLSPPPSTAMQNWRRPKRQAPSSKEEQVWDCSVCTYRNTAEAFKCLMCDVRKGTSTRKPRLNAQLVAQQLGPSSGRRGSSSRRGSGGPGGGSSESSRGNTRPRLKNVDRSSGQQRAVTVNNVTVIITEFQPKRLSDASSSTDGAHSDGHAEAR, from the exons ATGACTGCGACGCCGCGTCCTGAGGATTGTGCGCCTGGTGCGCCTAGTGCCAGTGGGACCGTACGGCGCCGTTTGTGGACAGCTCAAGAAACTCGCCGTGTCGCAAGTTTGTCCCCGCCACCGTCGACAGCCATGCAAAATTGGAG ACGTCCGAAGCGGCAGGCGCCGTCATCCAAGGAGGAACAAGTCTGGGACTGCAGTGTTTGTACGTACCGCAATACGGCCGAGGCTTTCAAGTGCCTCATGTGCGACGTACGCAAAGGAACGTCTACCAG GAAGCCGCGCCTGAATGCGCAGCTGGTGGCTCAGCAACTCGGCCCGAGCAGTGGCCGCAGGGGCTCGAGCAGCCGGCGAGGGAGCGGGGGCCCCGGTGGGGGCTCCAGCGAGAGCTCCCGTGGCAATACCCGGCCCCGCCTCAAGAACGTGGACCGGTCTTCAGGCCAGCAGCGTGCCGTCACAGTCAACAACGTCACGGTCATCATCACCGAATTCCAGCCTAAGCGGCTGTCCGATGCCTCTTCATCAACTGATGGGGCACACTCGGATGGACACGCAGAAGCACGTTAG
- the RYBP gene encoding ring and YY1 binding protein isoform X2 — MDSKKSPNRRPKRQAPSSKEEQVWDCSVCTYRNTAEAFKCLMCDVRKGTSTRKPRLNAQLVAQQLGPSSGRRGSSSRRGSGGPGGGSSESSRGNTRPRLKNVDRSSGQQRAVTVNNVTVIITEFQPKRLSDASSSTDGAHSDGHAEAR, encoded by the exons ATGGACTCAAAGAAGAGTCCCAATAG ACGTCCGAAGCGGCAGGCGCCGTCATCCAAGGAGGAACAAGTCTGGGACTGCAGTGTTTGTACGTACCGCAATACGGCCGAGGCTTTCAAGTGCCTCATGTGCGACGTACGCAAAGGAACGTCTACCAG GAAGCCGCGCCTGAATGCGCAGCTGGTGGCTCAGCAACTCGGCCCGAGCAGTGGCCGCAGGGGCTCGAGCAGCCGGCGAGGGAGCGGGGGCCCCGGTGGGGGCTCCAGCGAGAGCTCCCGTGGCAATACCCGGCCCCGCCTCAAGAACGTGGACCGGTCTTCAGGCCAGCAGCGTGCCGTCACAGTCAACAACGTCACGGTCATCATCACCGAATTCCAGCCTAAGCGGCTGTCCGATGCCTCTTCATCAACTGATGGGGCACACTCGGATGGACACGCAGAAGCACGTTAG